The following are encoded in a window of Geoalkalibacter ferrihydriticus DSM 17813 genomic DNA:
- the fabZ gene encoding 3-hydroxyacyl-ACP dehydratase FabZ — protein MVLDINEIMKLLPHRYPFLLVDRIDLLEPGVRIVGTKNVTVNEPFFQGHFPGHPIMPGVLIIEAMAQVGGVFAIISDKIGPDKVTYFVGIDNARFRKPVLPGDVLRMELEIINCRRGLYCFKGRAFVGETLVTEADLKATFADRNDS, from the coding sequence ATGGTTCTCGACATCAATGAAATCATGAAACTACTTCCCCACCGCTATCCCTTTCTTCTGGTGGATCGCATCGATCTTCTGGAGCCGGGTGTGCGAATTGTGGGCACCAAGAACGTCACGGTCAACGAGCCTTTCTTTCAGGGGCATTTTCCGGGGCATCCCATTATGCCGGGCGTCTTGATTATCGAGGCTATGGCACAAGTGGGGGGAGTTTTCGCTATTATCAGCGACAAAATCGGGCCGGACAAGGTGACCTATTTCGTCGGTATCGACAACGCTCGGTTCCGTAAACCCGTTCTGCCGGGTGACGTACTGCGTATGGAGTTGGAAATCATTAATTGCAGGCGCGGTTTGTATTGTTTCAAAGGCCGCGCCTTTGTCGGCGAAACCCTGGTCACCGAAGCCGATCTCAAGGCGACCTTCGCTGATCGCAATGACAGTTGA